CACAAATTTTGAGGTGTGTTAAATATGATTAATGGGTTGGTGGATAGCTTTAATGGGTTGGATGTGTCTCATCTTTGTAGGGTTGAATATTCTGTTATCCGGCAATAAGACGGAGACAGTTTTTAGGAGTTAAAATTTACCGGATAGCACTTTAGACTTTTTAGGGCCTTAGGAATGTGCTTTTTGCTCAGGCCATATATTTAGGCGCAGAGATAATTCGAAATACTACACTCTACTTTGGCTACCAAAGCTAACTATTCTTCTTGGTTCAGTTGATATGGGGAATGAGCATATGGTTAGAAAGCATGTCGTGATTTCTGGCACGGGAAGGACAGGCACTACATTTCTTGTCCAATTACTTACATACCTTGGACTTGATACGGGATTTAAACCAGATGATCTGGAAGTACATGAAATCTCTAATGCCGGTCTAGAACACGATATTCGGCGGAATGATGTGCCCTACATTGTAAAGTCTCCTTGGTTTTGTAATTATGCAGAAGAGGTCGTTTTGAGGGAAGACATTCATATTGAGCATGTTTTTATTCCTGTGCGAGATCTTTTTTCAGCTGCAGAAAGCAGGAGGCAGGTGACAAGAAAGGCCTTAGTGAAATCAACTTTGAAACAGCGGATTCGACATTTTTTTCAACCACGAGTAGCAGTACCTGGCGGAGTATATGCTGCAAACCCTGGTCACCAGGAATTAGTACTTCTTGAGCAATTCTATAAACTTTCATTGGCTCTATCAAGAACATTCATTCCTATCACACTTTTGAACTTTCCAGAAATTATCCAGAACAGCCGTTTTTTATACGAAAAGTTAAAGCCAATCCTTGGGCAAACTGACTTTGGAAGCTTCAACGAAATTTTCAAGTCTACAGTTAGACCTGAATTGGTCCACACATTTGATCGCAAAATCATCCGAACATGAGTTTGTAACTCAAATGGGATTTGTTGCACGAAAGAAAGGATAAAAAAAAAGGCTCTAAGGTCTGGAGTATTGGCCTTAATCTATTTGGGTACAGGAGTGAGATGATGATACCGATCTTCATTGTACTATACAAAATGCCTCAGATTGAAAGGCGCTGTATAGAAACCTTAATGCAGCATACAAACTTAAGATTTGCTGAGCCAATTGTATATGACAACGGTCCTAAAAACCAGAATTTAGCGGTCGTATGGAATGAGATGATTGAACATTATCAGGGGTGGAGAAATGACTCTGACCAGATAGGTGTTTTGCTCAATACCGATTGTTTCGTTACCCCGGGTTGGCTGGAAAAGCTCTTACAAATTATGAAAAAATATGAAAAAGTTGGCTTCGTTGGGCCTATGACTAATAACTGCAAGACAAAGCAGAAAGCCTCTCTTTTTTATTCTTCACGCTTTTTTAAAAATCGCGTTCTATTTGATCAGCGTCTGTCTGGATTCTGTCTTATGTTTCGCCGTCAGGCTTGGATAGACGCCGGTCGATTTCCAGAAGATAGTCCTTTTTATGGCCAAGAATCGGCTCTTATATGGAATGCTCAATGTTTAGGCTGGCGAACTGCAATTGCATGTGGCTGTTGGGTAGAGCACTTGGGCAGTGCTAGTGCTCGCGCTGCAGAATTGCGAGGAGAAATTATATATGAAGAAGAGAGACAGAAAGGTCGGGAATGGATAGCCGCTTATAAAGTTAGAATGTCTCAAAGAGATAAAGATTAACCTATCATTACCTGATAGTTTGTGCCACTATGGACAGGACTTTCTATAGTTGAATTCTGATATATCTGTGGGATCTGTGACCCAAAATTTGAACCAGTTATTAGACTAATTTACGCTAAGGATCAGCCGTGATATTTCTCATAATAATTGCCTGCACCACTTGTTGTGGCGTACGATAGCTCAAGGCAGAATGCCGTCGATCTTGATTGTAATACGTCATTTGCGCCTCTGTCACACAGATAAGTTCTGCCAAAGAGTCTGCGTGCATAATCAAAGTTTTGTTTTCTGTCTTAAAACGTCCCCAGAAGGACTCTATCCACGGATTATCTTTTGCCCCATTCATCGCAAAAGAAATCCCTGCACGTTCTCTTATCAATACACGGTGTAACCAGTCGTATGAGGTGTAAACCGAATCGCGGTCGTGATGAATGAGGATGTCCGAAAGTCTCCTGCCCAAACAGGCCAAGTTATTTTGCAACTGATTGAGGCAGTATATCGCCAGGGCACGATTGCGATGTGCGCCCACGCCAAAGCCTGCGATCCATCTTGTCTGGATGTCTAAAAAGGCCATTAACCACGCTTTTTTATCACCCTGACAATAGAGCAGTTCTGTAAAGTCGGTGCAAAAGACACGCAAGGGATCAACGGTGCGTTTCTGGACCAAATTAGCGTCTTGTCCCACTTGGCTTATCAGCTTTAATACCGGATTCTTGCCACGCTTTGGCAGATGACGAGGTAAGTCCAACTCATAGGTTGCCAAGATCTTACGCAACCGCTTATGATTGATCACGATGCCAGCACGCGCTATCAGGTCTTCCTTGATGCGACGATACCCATAATCGGGGTGATGCCTGATTGTGGTGACGATCTCGGCCTTTATCTGTGCATCTGCGCTCGAACAAGAGGCCCGACCACGACGGTAGGCAAGCGTCCCTTTCGACAAGCCTAAGGCACGGCAGCACGCATTCAGACCATACCTGCTCTTATGCTTTTCGACCAAAAAGACTTTGTCAGACACGCTCAACGGTTGCCTAAAAAATTTTTGAGCAAGGCCAGTTCGACTTCTTTCTGACCCAGCAATCGCTCCAACTCAGAAAGACGTGTCTCATACGTTTTGACTGTATCATTGCCAGAGAAAATCTCTGCACTACTATCAAGGAACTGACGCTTCCATTTTGACAGACTCACCGGATGCACATCGTAAGCACGCGCGATTTCTGCATCCTCTTTGTCTGAGGTCAATGCCTCTAACACGATCTGGAACTTGAGTTTAGCGGAGTAGGACTTCTTGGTTTTCTTACCCATGGTATCTCCTCCTGTTGGTGAGAAAATACCACGCTGACACCCAATGTCAATTAGCCTTTATACCGGTTCAAATTTTGGGGCGCACCTCAGTGAGATCAATCGGATGACTATGATAAGATCAATTCTTAATTTAATACTATCCTATAGATTCTGGCAGTTATTGAAGATTCAAGAGATATTTCTTTTAGAAATTATGGGATTATCTTCTTGGGCTCTTCTCGGCTCATTACTTGTGTGTAATACGGCCTTGGCTGAAGATATATGGAGAAGCAAGCTCTATCCGTTGGACTGGAAACCTGGGCACAAAGACTCCAATGGCAATTTTCTACATGATTTCTCATTTGCAGGGTATAAAAGAGGCGAGAAGGAGATTCCCATATTTTCAAAAACAATGAAAGTTGATGTGACTGAAGATGTATTCGGTGCTGATCCGACGGGAATAAAAGAATCCACAACTGGTATTCAAGCAGCTATAGACTTTGTGGGCAAAAGTGGCGGAGGGATTGTTCATATTCCAGTAGGCGTATACCGAATAAAACCTGCTCAAGACAAGGCCTTTACACTCAAGATTTCATATGATAATGTGATCTTAAGAGGTGATGGTGTCGACAAGACATTTCTATTTAATGACGAACCTTACATGAGACATCGTAAGGTTATATTTATCACACCAAGAGGACCTTCAAACTGGCATTCGTCTACAGAATTGTCAGTGGATATAGTGCAGGACTTAACTGAACCGACTACACGAATCCCTCTTTCTGATGTATCACATTTTAAAGAAAATGATCAGATTGTCATAATAAGCGACGCAACAGATTCCTTTCTAACAGAGCATGATATGTTAGGATATTGGTCTCAAGACACACTTGGCGGGCCGATATTTTATCGTCAAATTGTCAAGATAGATAGCGAAGTAAAGATCGTAGAAATTGATATCCCTACGCGTTATTATCTGTTGAGGAGAGATCATGCTCGTATTTATAAAATTGATAGCTACATAGAAGGTGTCGGGATAGAAAATTTATCGATTGGTATGAGGGAAAACCCTAAACCTAA
The genomic region above belongs to Gemmatimonadota bacterium and contains:
- a CDS encoding transposase, which translates into the protein MGKKTKKSYSAKLKFQIVLEALTSDKEDAEIARAYDVHPVSLSKWKRQFLDSSAEIFSGNDTVKTYETRLSELERLLGQKEVELALLKNFLGNR
- a CDS encoding glycosyltransferase: MMIPIFIVLYKMPQIERRCIETLMQHTNLRFAEPIVYDNGPKNQNLAVVWNEMIEHYQGWRNDSDQIGVLLNTDCFVTPGWLEKLLQIMKKYEKVGFVGPMTNNCKTKQKASLFYSSRFFKNRVLFDQRLSGFCLMFRRQAWIDAGRFPEDSPFYGQESALIWNAQCLGWRTAIACGCWVEHLGSASARAAELRGEIIYEEERQKGREWIAAYKVRMSQRDKD
- a CDS encoding integrase core domain-containing protein; translated protein: MSDKVFLVEKHKSRYGLNACCRALGLSKGTLAYRRGRASCSSADAQIKAEIVTTIRHHPDYGYRRIKEDLIARAGIVINHKRLRKILATYELDLPRHLPKRGKNPVLKLISQVGQDANLVQKRTVDPLRVFCTDFTELLYCQGDKKAWLMAFLDIQTRWIAGFGVGAHRNRALAIYCLNQLQNNLACLGRRLSDILIHHDRDSVYTSYDWLHRVLIRERAGISFAMNGAKDNPWIESFWGRFKTENKTLIMHADSLAELICVTEAQMTYYNQDRRHSALSYRTPQQVVQAIIMRNITADP
- a CDS encoding glycosyl hydrolase family 28-related protein, which translates into the protein MIRSILNLILSYRFWQLLKIQEIFLLEIMGLSSWALLGSLLVCNTALAEDIWRSKLYPLDWKPGHKDSNGNFLHDFSFAGYKRGEKEIPIFSKTMKVDVTEDVFGADPTGIKESTTGIQAAIDFVGKSGGGIVHIPVGVYRIKPAQDKAFTLKISYDNVILRGDGVDKTFLFNDEPYMRHRKVIFITPRGPSNWHSSTELSVDIVQDLTEPTTRIPLSDVSHFKENDQIVIISDATDSFLTEHDMLGYWSQDTLGGPIFYRQIVKIDSEVKIVEIDIPTRYYLLRRDHARIYKIDSYIEGVGIENLSIGMRENPKPNISSFDWYFRDTAGYEVHNSHVIFIRNAIDCWVQKVNTFRPKGNQRKYHILSHGIKITASRNITIRNCDFRYPQYKGRNGNGYLYSISGSDCLIQNCIAVGGRHNFSFSGIQATGNVIHRCVSKHGQLPSDFHRNLSIANLIDNMTLKKDWLEARYRLGSLSGLLNSKVHGHPTTQSVFWNTRGIAYHPQSGSVIIDSRQVGQGYIIGTQGLCHKITLRPLTIWLKLTQYLFSRNTAPDDFVEGVGTGNLLSPESLYEDQLDKRLRSVRELN